The Candidatus Schneideria nysicola genome contains a region encoding:
- a CDS encoding HIT domain-containing protein codes for MINKTEETIFSKIIRKEIPVNIIYQDKLVTAFYDKYPKTPVHVLIVTNKIIPTINDITTDDEIIIGRLFTVAKNIAQSHGISESGYRLIINCNSHGGQEIFHLHVHLLGGRSLGPLVVS; via the coding sequence ATGATAAATAAAACAGAAGAAACTATTTTTAGTAAGATTATTCGTAAGGAAATACCTGTCAATATTATTTATCAAGATAAATTAGTTACAGCTTTTTATGATAAGTATCCTAAAACACCAGTTCACGTTCTTATAGTTACTAATAAAATCATTCCAACAATAAATGATATCACGACTGACGATGAAATTATAATTGGGAGATTATTTACCGTAGCAAAAAATATTGCTCAATCACATGGTATTAGTGAAAGTGGATATAGACTAATTATTAATTGTAATAGTCATGGAGGACAAGAGATTTTTCATCTTCATGTTCATTTATTAGGTGGAAGATCACTTGGACCATTAGTAGTTAGTTAA
- a CDS encoding iron-sulfur cluster assembly accessory protein gives MNRDKSNLFNKNNWCGLIISESAQKRILYLIENKPNILGLRLDIKKSGCAGFIYVLTTVLQENKDDLIYENNGAKFFIKKDIMPLIDGTKVDYVQEGLNYMFKFKNPKAQNFCGCGISFSL, from the coding sequence ATGAATAGAGACAAATCAAATTTATTTAATAAAAATAACTGGTGTGGTTTAATTATAAGTGAATCAGCACAAAAAAGAATTTTATATTTAATAGAAAACAAACCTAATATATTAGGGTTACGATTAGATATAAAAAAATCTGGCTGTGCAGGATTTATATATGTTTTAACTACTGTTCTACAAGAAAATAAGGATGATTTGATTTATGAAAATAACGGTGCCAAATTTTTCATTAAAAAAGACATTATGCCTTTAATTGATGGGACCAAAGTTGATTATGTTCAAGAAGGATTAAATTATATGTTTAAATTTAAGAATCCTAAAGCACAAAATTTTTGTGGTTGTGGAATCAGCTTTAGCTTATAA
- a CDS encoding SufS family cysteine desulfurase — protein MRYPIDMIRSDFPILSRTINNYPLVYLDNAASTQKPNIVIDSESHYYRFEYAAVHRGIYTLSNESTSRIEEIRSKVAKFINAASMYEIIFCKGATEGINLIANSLGKYFLQEGDNILLTEMEHHSNIVPWQILAREKKLILRFIPVNSNGMLDFSTFSSLIDEKTRILAITHLSNVLGVLNPINTLIKEISQSYNNILFVVDGAQYISHSRIDVQKLGCDFYVFSGHKIYGPSGIGIVYGKKKLLDNMPPWQGGGAMIRNVSLRDYPHFTEAPWKFEAGSPNTAGIIGLGAALDYIQKVGLSNIIEWEQILMEYLWDAIETIPNIKIYGPRERKGILSFNIAQHHPYDVGIFLDQYGIAIRTGHHCAMPLMNRFKTSSMCRVSLALYNTKEDIDKLLDGLRRVHRLLS, from the coding sequence ATCCGTTATCCTATTGACATGATCAGATCCGATTTTCCTATTTTATCAAGAACGATAAATAATTATCCATTAGTTTATCTTGATAATGCGGCCAGTACTCAAAAACCTAATATCGTTATTGATAGTGAAAGTCACTATTATCGTTTTGAATATGCTGCAGTACATAGAGGAATTTATACTCTCAGTAATGAATCTACCTCTCGTATTGAGGAAATACGAAGTAAAGTAGCAAAATTTATTAATGCTGCTTCAATGTATGAAATTATTTTTTGTAAAGGAGCAACAGAAGGAATAAATCTTATTGCTAATAGCTTAGGAAAATATTTTTTACAAGAAGGAGATAATATCCTCTTAACAGAAATGGAACATCATTCGAATATTGTTCCATGGCAGATTTTAGCAAGAGAAAAAAAACTAATACTACGTTTTATTCCTGTGAATTCCAATGGAATGTTAGATTTCTCGACATTCTCTTCTTTAATTGACGAAAAAACGCGTATCTTAGCAATCACGCATTTATCTAATGTATTAGGCGTATTGAATCCTATAAATACTTTAATTAAAGAGATATCACAATCCTATAATAATATATTATTTGTAGTAGATGGTGCACAATATATATCACATTCTCGAATAGATGTACAAAAATTAGGTTGTGATTTTTATGTATTTTCTGGTCATAAAATATATGGTCCTTCTGGAATTGGTATAGTATATGGTAAAAAAAAATTACTGGATAATATGCCTCCCTGGCAAGGAGGAGGTGCTATGATACGTAATGTTAGTTTAAGGGATTATCCTCATTTTACAGAAGCGCCTTGGAAATTTGAAGCAGGTTCTCCTAATACGGCTGGAATAATTGGATTAGGTGCGGCTCTTGATTATATTCAAAAAGTAGGATTAAGTAATATAATAGAATGGGAACAAATACTAATGGAATATCTGTGGGATGCTATCGAAACAATACCAAATATAAAAATTTATGGTCCAAGAGAACGGAAAGGTATTCTTTCTTTTAATATAGCTCAACATCATCCCTATGATGTTGGAATTTTTTTGGATCAATATGGGATTGCAATACGTACTGGACATCATTGTGCGATGCCGTTGATGAATCGTTTCAAAACCTCTAGTATGTGTCGTGTATCATTAGCTTTATATAATACCAAAGAGGATATTGATAAACTTCTTGATGGACTAAGACGAGTTCATCGTTTACTAAGTTAA
- the sufB gene encoding Fe-S cluster assembly protein SufB, translating to MEHSQYKEGFFTHLSNEELDYGINEEIIHSIVKKRDEPAWMLDFRLNAYNIWKKMKEPHWLKAEYQLNYNAYKYFSAPHLTYQEKISSNNFSNENKNKKNYLTKEVENTFNKLGIPVKEGNEIAVDAIFDSVSVSTTYSDKLLKEGIIFCSFNEALCKYEDQVRKYLGSVVPIDDNFFAALNAAVASDGTFIYIPKGVHCPMELSTYFRINSAKTGQFERTILIADEDSYVSYIEGCSAPIHNNYQLHAAVVEVIVLKNAEVKYSTVQNWFAGGKNKSGILNFVTKRALCAGENAKMSWTQSETGSAITWKYPSVILQGDRSVGNFFSVAVTNGSQRADTGTKMIHIGKNTRSTIISKGISLGASENTYRGLVKITSSAINSRNFTQCDSMLIGQECGAHTFPSIEVSNNQSWVEHEATVSRVSEDQVFYFQQRGIKEDDAIAMIVNGFCTDVFSKLPLEFAVEAKKLLSITLKHSVG from the coding sequence ATGGAACATAGCCAGTATAAAGAAGGTTTTTTTACTCATTTATCTAATGAGGAATTAGACTATGGGATTAATGAAGAAATAATCCATTCTATTGTGAAAAAAAGAGATGAACCTGCATGGATGTTAGATTTTCGTCTAAATGCATATAATATTTGGAAAAAGATGAAAGAACCTCATTGGTTAAAAGCAGAATATCAATTAAATTATAATGCTTATAAATATTTTTCAGCACCACATCTTACTTATCAAGAAAAAATATCTAGCAATAACTTTTCAAATGAAAATAAAAACAAAAAAAATTATTTGACTAAAGAAGTAGAAAATACTTTTAATAAATTAGGTATCCCTGTAAAAGAAGGAAATGAAATTGCTGTAGATGCAATTTTTGATTCAGTATCGGTTTCTACCACTTATAGTGATAAACTTTTAAAAGAAGGAATTATATTTTGTTCTTTTAATGAAGCACTTTGCAAATATGAAGATCAAGTTCGTAAATATTTAGGGAGTGTCGTTCCTATTGATGATAATTTTTTTGCGGCACTAAATGCCGCCGTTGCTTCTGATGGAACTTTTATATATATCCCCAAAGGGGTTCATTGTCCCATGGAATTATCTACATATTTTCGTATAAATTCGGCTAAAACTGGACAATTTGAACGAACTATTCTTATTGCTGATGAAGATAGTTATGTAAGTTATATAGAAGGTTGTTCTGCACCAATACATAATAATTATCAATTACATGCAGCGGTTGTAGAAGTAATAGTATTAAAAAATGCTGAAGTAAAATATTCAACCGTTCAAAATTGGTTTGCTGGAGGTAAAAATAAAAGCGGCATTTTAAATTTTGTAACTAAACGTGCTTTATGTGCTGGAGAAAATGCAAAAATGTCTTGGACACAATCTGAGACTGGTTCTGCAATTACTTGGAAATATCCGAGTGTTATTTTACAAGGTGATAGATCAGTTGGAAACTTTTTTTCTGTAGCGGTAACTAATGGTTCTCAACGTGCGGATACTGGAACAAAAATGATTCATATTGGAAAAAATACACGTTCCACAATTATTTCCAAAGGAATATCCCTTGGTGCTAGTGAGAATACTTATCGTGGATTAGTGAAAATCACATCTTCTGCCATTAATTCTCGTAATTTTACTCAATGTGATTCAATGTTAATTGGTCAAGAATGTGGTGCTCATACCTTTCCTTCCATAGAAGTATCAAATAATCAATCTTGGGTTGAACATGAAGCGACTGTTTCACGTGTGAGTGAAGATCAAGTCTTTTATTTTCAACAAAGAGGGATTAAAGAAGATGATGCGATCGCAATGATTGTTAATGGTTTTTGTACCGATGTATTTTCTAAACTACCTTTAGAATTTGCTGTAGAAGCAAAAAAATTATTATCTATTACTCTTAAACACAGTGTTGGATAA
- a CDS encoding YchF/TatD family DNA exonuclease: MFLVDSHCHLNQLKDYSLSQNIENIIKKSNSNNIKMFLTISTTLNEFNILKNLVINRKDILLSCGIHPLYSKNLLDLELLNLISKDAIISAFGETGLDYLKIKNIEEKKIQQQFFREHIRIACIQNKPIIIHTRKASKDTLNILSEESAERCRGILHCFTENIDTARVILDMGFYISFSGIITFSNTDELKKVVKFIPIDRLLIETDAPYLTPVPYRGKENHPAYLLNIAQYIADLKKITIEEIANFTTDNFFNLFNLKKLDTSI; this comes from the coding sequence ATGTTTTTAGTGGATTCTCATTGTCATCTTAATCAATTAAAAGATTATTCTTTATCTCAAAATATAGAGAATATTATAAAAAAATCTAACAGTAATAATATTAAAATGTTTTTAACAATATCTACTACTTTAAATGAATTTAATATTTTAAAGAATCTAGTTATAAATAGAAAAGATATTTTACTTTCTTGTGGTATACATCCTCTTTATTCAAAGAATCTTCTAGATTTAGAATTATTAAATTTAATTTCTAAAGATGCAATAATTTCAGCTTTTGGAGAAACTGGGTTAGATTATTTAAAGATTAAAAATATAGAGGAAAAAAAAATACAACAGCAATTTTTTAGAGAACATATACGTATAGCTTGTATACAAAATAAGCCTATTATTATTCATACAAGAAAAGCTAGTAAAGATACATTAAATATTTTAAGTGAAGAATCTGCGGAAAGATGTAGAGGTATATTACATTGTTTTACTGAAAATATAGATACCGCGAGAGTAATATTAGATATGGGATTTTATATATCTTTCTCTGGAATAATTACGTTTTCTAATACGGATGAATTAAAAAAAGTGGTAAAATTTATACCTATTGATCGTTTATTAATAGAAACAGATGCTCCCTATCTTACACCCGTTCCTTATAGAGGAAAAGAAAATCATCCTGCTTACTTACTTAATATTGCTCAATATATTGCAGATTTAAAAAAAATAACAATAGAAGAAATCGCTAATTTTACAACAGATAATTTTTTTAATTTATTTAATTTAAAAAAATTAGATACTAGTATCTAG
- the sufE gene encoding cysteine desulfuration protein SufE: MKNLPDKKRLLINFSMCKNWEEKYLYIIDLGYLLPTFPEKMRIDQYLVPGCQSQVWIVVLIEIIQYKRVVRFYGDSDALIVKGLIAIIFIIYKDKDLQEIVNLDIREILKLLELDKYLTSFRIQGINSILNAIHNQITVLNNGNEIKF; the protein is encoded by the coding sequence ATGAAAAATTTACCTGATAAAAAAAGATTATTGATTAATTTTTCTATGTGTAAAAATTGGGAAGAGAAGTATCTCTATATTATAGATTTGGGATATCTTTTACCAACATTTCCAGAAAAGATGCGTATTGATCAATACCTAGTTCCTGGTTGTCAAAGTCAAGTTTGGATTGTAGTGTTAATAGAAATTATCCAATATAAACGTGTAGTCCGTTTTTATGGAGATAGCGATGCCTTAATAGTGAAAGGATTAATCGCTATTATATTTATTATCTATAAAGATAAAGATCTCCAAGAAATAGTAAATTTGGATATTCGAGAGATATTAAAATTGCTAGAATTAGATAAATATTTAACATCATTTCGTATACAAGGTATTAATTCTATATTGAATGCAATTCATAATCAAATTACTGTATTAAATAATGGTAATGAAATAAAATTCTGA
- the sufC gene encoding Fe-S cluster assembly ATPase SufC yields MLSIKDLHVSIEDKPILNGLNLEVKCGEIHAIMGPNGSGKSTLSATLSGNKKYIIHSGIIKFKHHNLLKLNTEERAREGLFVAFQYPIEIPGVSNKLFLQTAINSKREYQGKSPLDQFDFTNFISEKMKLIDIPLDLLNRSVNVDFSGGEKKRNDILQMIALEPDLCILDETDSGLDIDALKIVTNGIKILFNTRRSFIIITHYKRILDYIQPDHVHVLYKGKIIKSGNADLATQLEEKGYGWIIDDQ; encoded by the coding sequence ATGCTATCAATTAAAGACTTACATGTTAGTATAGAAGATAAACCTATTCTTAATGGACTAAATTTAGAAGTAAAATGTGGGGAGATACATGCCATTATGGGCCCTAATGGATCGGGCAAAAGTACTTTATCTGCTACTTTATCTGGAAATAAAAAATATATAATTCATTCTGGAATAATAAAATTTAAACATCATAATCTTCTAAAACTCAATACTGAAGAACGTGCTAGAGAAGGATTATTTGTGGCTTTTCAGTATCCTATAGAAATTCCAGGAGTTAGTAATAAATTATTTTTGCAAACTGCTATTAATTCTAAAAGAGAATATCAAGGAAAATCACCATTAGATCAATTTGATTTTACTAATTTTATTTCAGAAAAAATGAAATTAATAGATATACCATTAGATTTATTGAATCGTTCAGTTAATGTTGATTTTTCTGGTGGAGAAAAAAAACGTAATGATATTTTACAAATGATAGCATTAGAACCAGATTTATGTATTTTAGATGAAACGGATTCAGGATTAGATATAGATGCATTAAAAATAGTAACAAATGGAATAAAAATATTATTTAATACTAGACGTTCATTTATTATTATTACACATTATAAGAGAATTTTAGATTATATTCAACCCGATCATGTCCATGTTTTATATAAAGGAAAGATTATTAAATCTGGTAATGCGGATCTAGCAACACAACTTGAGGAAAAAGGTTATGGCTGGATTATCGATGATCAGTAA
- the ptsG gene encoding PTS glucose transporter subunit IIBC yields the protein MLQNPFSNLQKVGQSLMLPVSVLPIAGILLGVGSANFYWIPEVVSHVMAEAGGSIFTNMPLIFAIGIALGFTNNNGVSALSALIVYSILIKTMSVITPLLSSYISFQKISAEYLSNTGVLGGIISGSIAAFTFNRFHTIKLPDFLGFFGGNRFVPIASGLIAIMVGTILSFIWPPIGSIIQKFSYWAAYQNSVVAFSIYGLVERALVPFGLHHIWNVPFQMQVGEYTNAMGQVFHGDIPRYMAGDPTAGKLSGGFLFKMYGLPAAAIAIWHSSWTKYRSRIGGIMLSAALTSFLTGITEPIEFSFMFIAPILYGIHVILSSLAFPICILLEMRNGTSFSHGLIDFILLSGNSNRIWLFPIIGILYAFIYYSIFRYLIIQLDLKTPGRDTFIEETRKMTNKDTMIEELINAFGGKDNIISLDACITRLRVSVIDTKKVEKEKLIQLGARGVIIIGTGIQAIFGTQSDNLRIEMNNYMQ from the coding sequence ATGCTTCAGAATCCATTTTCTAATTTACAAAAAGTAGGTCAATCTTTAATGTTGCCAGTCTCTGTTTTACCTATAGCTGGTATTTTATTAGGAGTTGGTTCCGCTAATTTTTATTGGATACCGGAAGTAGTTTCTCATGTGATGGCTGAAGCAGGGGGATCTATATTTACTAATATGCCATTAATTTTTGCAATTGGAATTGCTTTAGGTTTTACTAATAATAACGGAGTTTCAGCTTTATCAGCTTTAATAGTATATAGTATTTTAATAAAAACAATGTCAGTTATTACTCCTTTATTATCATCTTATATTTCTTTTCAAAAAATTTCAGCAGAATATTTATCTAATACTGGAGTGTTAGGTGGAATTATATCTGGAAGTATTGCCGCATTTACTTTTAATCGCTTTCATACTATTAAATTACCAGATTTTTTAGGTTTTTTTGGAGGGAATCGTTTTGTACCTATTGCTTCTGGATTAATAGCAATTATGGTTGGGACTATTTTATCTTTTATTTGGCCTCCAATAGGAAGTATTATTCAAAAATTTTCCTATTGGGCTGCTTATCAAAATTCAGTAGTTGCTTTTAGTATTTATGGTTTAGTCGAACGTGCACTAGTTCCCTTTGGGTTACATCATATATGGAATGTTCCATTTCAAATGCAAGTAGGTGAATATACTAATGCAATGGGACAAGTTTTTCATGGAGATATTCCTCGTTATATGGCTGGTGATCCTACTGCAGGAAAACTATCAGGAGGATTTTTATTTAAAATGTATGGCTTACCAGCCGCTGCTATAGCTATTTGGCACTCTTCTTGGACAAAATATCGTTCTAGAATAGGAGGGATTATGCTTTCGGCTGCTTTGACTTCTTTTTTAACTGGCATTACCGAACCAATTGAATTTTCTTTTATGTTTATAGCCCCCATATTATATGGTATACATGTAATATTATCGAGTTTAGCTTTTCCAATTTGTATTCTTTTAGAGATGCGTAACGGTACAAGTTTTTCACATGGTTTAATCGATTTTATACTACTTAGTGGTAATAGTAATCGTATATGGTTATTTCCAATAATAGGAATTTTATATGCATTTATTTATTATAGTATATTTAGATATTTAATTATACAATTAGATTTAAAAACACCAGGTAGAGATACTTTTATTGAAGAAACAAGAAAAATGACAAATAAAGATACAATGATAGAAGAATTAATTAATGCTTTTGGAGGAAAAGATAATATTATTAGTCTTGATGCTTGTATAACAAGATTACGTGTAAGTGTAATTGATACAAAAAAAGTGGAGAAAGAGAAACTAATCCAACTTGGAGCCAGAGGAGTTATAATTATAGGAACAGGAATACAAGCAATATTTGGAACACAATCTGATAATCTAAGGATTGAGATGAACAATTATATGCAATAA
- the sufD gene encoding Fe-S cluster assembly protein SufD yields the protein MAGLSMISNNNRVFNQWLQIFRKKNNRSLYAQENWKKLEKIELFSNRNSWEKTVLLEILSKNFISLENITISSETYDNRRLNLNAYYLVFVNGCLVPSLSDQYIGAWQVKIENTPPYLPLPSPIYSEFFLHLTESLHFETTRIFLPSGKKEEKPLYMVHISEGSIEKDTLNMINYHHIIEIGKGGSGEVIEHFISLNQEKSYFNGNRTLFFLDDETILKHIKLGMENSNSYHFAHHDIHIGNNSTIESNVIMLGTKFSRHQTSVRIHGNYSKISLNSLILLSKNNIGESRTYIEHNKSNCSSRQLHKMIVKKFGKGIFNGLIKVTKGAIKTDGNIINNNLLLDREAEVQTDPQLEIYADDVKCKHGATIGYINEEQIFYLCTRGILYKQAKTIIIYGFVQELLTLIRHQTIKDMILSRLSSFLSEII from the coding sequence ATGGCTGGATTATCGATGATCAGTAATAATAATAGAGTATTTAATCAATGGCTCCAAATTTTTAGAAAAAAAAATAATCGATCTTTATATGCTCAAGAAAATTGGAAAAAATTAGAAAAAATAGAATTATTTTCAAATAGAAATTCTTGGGAGAAGACTGTACTATTAGAAATTTTATCAAAAAATTTTATATCTCTAGAAAATATAACGATTTCTAGTGAAACCTATGATAATAGACGTTTAAATTTGAATGCTTATTATTTAGTTTTTGTCAATGGATGTTTAGTCCCTTCTCTTAGTGATCAGTATATTGGAGCATGGCAAGTTAAAATTGAAAACACCCCCCCCTACTTACCTCTCCCTTCCCCCATTTATTCTGAGTTTTTTTTACATTTAACAGAAAGTTTACATTTTGAAACTACTCGTATTTTTCTGCCAAGTGGAAAAAAGGAAGAAAAACCATTATATATGGTGCATATTAGTGAAGGAAGCATAGAAAAAGATACATTAAATATGATTAATTATCATCATATTATTGAAATAGGGAAAGGTGGATCGGGTGAAGTCATAGAACATTTTATTAGTCTAAATCAAGAAAAATCATACTTTAATGGAAATCGTACTCTATTTTTTTTAGATGATGAAACGATACTTAAGCATATTAAACTTGGAATGGAAAATTCAAATAGTTATCATTTTGCTCATCATGATATTCATATAGGTAATAATTCGACTATAGAAAGTAATGTTATTATGTTAGGTACTAAATTTTCTCGTCATCAAACTAGTGTGAGAATTCATGGAAATTATAGTAAAATATCTCTGAATAGTTTAATATTGCTTTCTAAAAATAATATTGGAGAATCACGTACCTATATTGAACATAATAAAAGTAATTGTTCAAGTCGACAATTACATAAAATGATTGTAAAAAAATTTGGAAAAGGTATTTTTAATGGTCTTATTAAAGTAACAAAAGGTGCTATAAAAACGGATGGGAACATTATTAATAACAATCTTTTACTTGATAGAGAAGCAGAAGTACAAACTGATCCTCAATTAGAAATATATGCCGATGATGTAAAATGTAAACATGGTGCTACTATAGGATATATTAATGAAGAGCAAATATTTTATTTATGTACTAGGGGAATTTTATATAAACAAGCAAAAACAATCATTATTTACGGATTTGTACAAGAATTACTGACTTTAATTAGGCATCAAACAATTAAAGATATGATTCTATCGCGTTTGTCTTCTTTCTTGTCAGAAATTATATAA
- a CDS encoding penicillin-binding protein activator LpoB produces the protein MPIILLILFLLCLLTNCTIKSPINHYYPTEPIDGKKKKNILLSLNDTNKELIKINWENILRPLIKNLVSIEEINFNHVFLVKKIINNTNIFIPIDIVTILIINLLRNEAVKVIEEKEIDNNAKILFNLDKEDNLESFYKEVEIAHYLNIHYILSSKIEENMNKLNISIQLILVKSGEIIWSNNVYL, from the coding sequence ATGCCTATAATTCTTCTTATCCTTTTTTTATTATGTTTATTAACTAATTGTACTATAAAATCTCCTATAAATCATTATTATCCCACTGAGCCCATTGATGGAAAGAAGAAAAAAAATATATTGTTGTCATTGAATGATACAAATAAAGAATTAATTAAGATAAATTGGGAAAATATATTAAGACCACTAATAAAAAATCTCGTTTCTATAGAGGAAATTAATTTTAATCATGTATTTTTAGTAAAAAAAATTATAAATAATACTAATATTTTTATACCAATTGATATAGTGACTATACTAATCATTAATTTACTTCGTAATGAAGCAGTAAAAGTTATAGAAGAAAAAGAAATAGATAACAATGCTAAGATTCTCTTTAATTTAGATAAAGAGGATAATTTAGAATCTTTCTATAAAGAGGTAGAAATTGCTCATTATTTAAATATACATTATATTTTATCTAGTAAAATTGAAGAGAATATGAATAAATTAAATATTAGTATCCAACTTATTTTGGTTAAAAGTGGAGAAATCATTTGGTCTAATAACGTATATTTATAA
- a CDS encoding DNA polymerase III subunit delta' C-terminal domain-containing protein has product MNQYPWLNTYYNRIIQYYHSIKEKNNSPSPLLLISQEGNGANYLLYNIIIWLMCPKSYKEKFCGLCNHCQLMKARTHPDCYQINCKKENIGIDNIRSTLNNLYKYAHQGKKKIIWLQYIEFLNIHAINVLLKIMEDPPNNTCFFIECEKIYILPLTLRSRCHRWILPTPNENFILNWLKKNNNLTDCKIALRLCNGTPIHAQKLLSIYWEDRSKFCLILSQSVQSNDFLKLFPFILKEDKSIRIKLSWLYHFLWDALKYKKYLFDDISNIDQFELIKILSNRWNTFFFYKHLNNILILIKRFEEGSRINHELGLINQLIALESNI; this is encoded by the coding sequence ATGAATCAATATCCTTGGTTAAATACGTATTATAATAGAATCATTCAATATTATCATAGTATAAAAGAAAAAAATAACTCTCCTTCTCCTTTATTATTAATTAGTCAAGAAGGTAATGGTGCAAATTATTTATTATATAATATTATTATATGGTTAATGTGTCCAAAATCTTATAAAGAAAAATTTTGTGGTTTATGTAATCATTGTCAATTAATGAAAGCAAGAACTCATCCCGATTGCTATCAAATTAATTGTAAAAAAGAAAATATTGGAATAGATAATATTCGTTCAACTCTTAATAATTTATATAAATATGCGCATCAAGGTAAAAAAAAAATAATATGGTTACAGTATATAGAATTTCTAAATATTCATGCAATTAATGTATTATTAAAAATAATGGAAGATCCCCCTAATAATACATGTTTTTTTATTGAATGTGAAAAAATCTATATCTTACCTTTAACATTACGTAGTCGTTGTCATCGTTGGATATTACCTACGCCAAATGAAAACTTTATATTAAATTGGTTAAAAAAAAATAATAATCTTACAGATTGTAAAATTGCATTACGTTTATGTAATGGTACCCCTATCCATGCTCAAAAATTATTATCTATCTATTGGGAAGATCGTTCAAAATTTTGTTTAATACTTTCTCAATCGGTACAAAGTAATGATTTTTTAAAATTATTCCCCTTTATCTTAAAAGAAGATAAAAGTATTCGTATAAAACTTAGTTGGTTATACCATTTTTTATGGGATGCTTTAAAATATAAAAAATATCTATTTGATGATATCAGTAATATCGATCAATTTGAATTAATAAAAATATTATCAAATAGATGGAATACATTTTTTTTCTATAAACATTTAAATAATATATTAATATTAATAAAGCGATTTGAAGAAGGAAGTAGAATTAATCATGAATTAGGATTAATAAATCAGTTAATAGCTTTAGAGAGTAATATTTAA
- a CDS encoding metal-dependent hydrolase: MTAEGHILFALSSVILIKKVEIISFLLQEDDYWHIITGSLLSALLPDIDHPKSFIGQRLKYISTFIAKTFGHRGFTHSLFIVFLSIVIFKMSFSSINTIIPLDVFHGIVIGYLSHIIADMFTPYGVQLFWPYRIRLHILSISNKKMERFICVILLFFALFYSEYISFLKEIVHIVSIYYKEI; this comes from the coding sequence ATGACTGCTGAAGGACATATACTTTTTGCTTTATCTTCTGTGATTTTAATAAAAAAAGTAGAAATTATATCTTTTTTATTACAAGAAGATGATTATTGGCATATTATTACAGGTAGTTTATTAAGTGCTTTATTACCGGATATTGATCATCCTAAATCCTTTATAGGTCAACGTTTAAAATATATCTCTACTTTTATTGCTAAAACATTTGGGCACAGGGGTTTCACACATAGTTTATTCATAGTTTTTCTTAGCATTGTGATTTTTAAAATGAGTTTCTCTTCAATTAATACAATCATTCCTTTAGATGTTTTTCATGGCATAGTGATAGGTTATTTGAGTCATATTATAGCCGATATGTTTACTCCATATGGGGTTCAATTATTTTGGCCATATCGAATACGTTTACATATATTATCTATTAGTAATAAAAAAATGGAACGTTTTATATGTGTAATATTACTTTTTTTTGCTTTGTTTTATTCAGAATATATAAGTTTTTTAAAGGAAATAGTCCATATAGTGTCTATCTATTATAAGGAAATATAA